A stretch of DNA from Micromonospora sp. WMMD1155:
AGGCGTACATCCAGATGGGGGCGTTCGAGCCGAGCACCAGCTCGGCGAGCGCCCACCAGAGGGCCCGTGGCGCGTTGGTGCCACCCAGCTCCGGCGGGAGGTCGAGGCGCCAGAACTCGGAGTCCATGAATGCCTGGTACGACTTCTTGAACGACGCCGGCAACGGCGCGGTGTGCGTGGCCGGGTCGAACACCGGCGGGTTGCGGTCACTGTCGGTGTAGCTGGCGGCAAGGTCCTCGCGAGCGAGGCGGTCGAGCTCGGCGAGGAAGCTGCGGGCGGTGTCGGCGTCGAGCTCCGAGTACGGCTCCTGGCCGAAAGCCCGGTCCGCACCGAAGACCTCGAACAGGTTGAACTCAAGGTCCCGCAGGTTGCTCTTGTAGTGGGTCATGCTCGCTGGCCCCGCTTCCGGACAGTGTTACCGATCAGTAACCCCAACTGTATTACTCGCGGGTAGCCAGCGACAAGCGGATCACCCGAGTGACGGCGATTACACATCTGCGGTGCCGGGTGGGCGGAATCAGCCCTCGGTGGCACCGACCTCCCAGCTCGGGACGGCCGCGGCCGCGCCGGTACGGGCACCGACGTACTCCATCAGCACCAGCGCGATGTCGTCGTCCAGACGGCCGTGGACCCACTCGATCAGAGCGGTCTCCAGTGAGGCCAGCCCGTTGGCGACCGTGCCGTGGCCGAGCAGCCGCCAGGCCCGGTCGGCGGTGGGGAAGAACTCGCCGTCCCGCCGCGCCTCGCCGAGCCCGTCGGTGAACAGCAGCAGCCGGTCACCGGGCTCCAGTCGTTCGACCCGGGGACGGACCACCGGCATGAACCCCAGCGGAGGAGCCGGGGCCGGCGGTTCCAGCGGGATCACCGCGCCACGCCGCAGCAGCAGGGGCGGCGGGTGTCCACAGTTGACGATGGTGAGCGTGCCGCCGCGTTCCTCGACCAGCGCCGCCGTCACGAAGTCCTCGTCACCGACGTTGCGGGCGACCGCGCGGTCCAGGTCGGCGACGACGGCGCGCAGGTCGGCCCGCTCGTACGCCACGTGCCGGTACGAGCCGAGAACGATGCTGGCCAGCCGGACCGCGTCCAGCCCCTTGCCCCGCACGTCACCGATGATCATGCGGACGCCGTAGGGCGTGTCGATCGCCTCGTACAGGTCACCGCCGATCTCGGCGGTCGCGGTGGAGGAGATGTAGCGACCGGCGACCGCGAGGGTGCCGACCTGCGGCCCGAGCGGGCGTAGCACCGCCTGCTGAGCGACCGAGGCGAGCCTGGTCAACTCGACGATCTGCTCCGCCTGCCGCTGTCGGACCGAGGTCACCGCCACCGCCAACCCGGTGGCGAGCGCGACCCCGACCACGCTGACCGAGGTCTCCAGCGACATCTTCGGCTCGACCACGGCGAAGGCGGCCCCGACCACCGTCGCCGCGACGCCCACCCCCAGCACCACCGGCCAGGAGGCCAGTGCGGCGGCTAGGAAGGGCACGGCCGCCAGCAGCGCGACGTAGTGCGCCACCCGGCCGTCCGCCGCCTCCACCGCCGACACGATCGCGAGCAGAACGAGGGCCGCGCCGAGGCCGGCGCGGGATCCGGGGCTCAGCGGGCGACGGCCCGGCTGGAGGAATCGCGTGGATACGACTGACAGTTTGCCTGATCCTCGTGAAACGGTGAATGAACCTGACCCGTCGTCTGAGGAGGTTCTGACCGGGCGGGCCAATCCGGCGCCCGAACCGACGTCACCCGTCCCGCTCAGCCGAGGACCTCGTAGCGGACGGTGAGCGCGCCGACGTCGACGGAGGCGGTGGTGGCGAACGCGGCCCGGGAGAGGTCCAGGCAGCGGCCGTCGATGAAGGGGCCCCGGTCGTTGATCCGCACCACCACCGACTTGCCGTTGGCCGGGTTGGTCACCCGGACCTTGGTGTTGAACGGCAGCGTCTTGTGCGCGGCGGTCAGTGCGTTCGGGTTGAACGACTCACCGTTGGCGGTGAGCTGCCCGTCCGAGTAGAACGAGGCACCACACGAGCCACTGTCCAGGACCTTCGCCGCCGCCGTGGTCTTCTTGGCGGTCGGGCTCGGCTTCGGCGACGCGGTGCGGGCCTTGCTCCGGGAGGCGGCCTGCTGGGATCGGGTCGCCGACGGGCTGGCAGACGCACTCGGGGACGCGCTGGCACTCGGCGAGGCGGCCGGCGAGCCGGGGGCGAGGCTGCCGGCGGCCGTGGTCGGGGTGAGGTCGAGGGTCGTCTGCCCCGACTGGGCGGAGCCGGAGGTCAGCTGCACGGCACCGAACGTGCCCCCGACGGCGAGGGCGACGCCGACCGCCGCGGTGGCCACGATGCCCGCCGGAGAGGAGAAGATGCGGGTACGGGAGTGCCTGCCTGCCACCGGCCCGGTCCTTTCGTCGACTGAACAAACCGGGTCGGACCGTAACGAGAGAAGTACTTCCGAAGTCAACGTGATCATGGTGCTATGCCCGCATTTGCACCAGTACGTTTAGCCGATCATCCGACCCGGGGTGGGCCGGGCGGCCCGGGTGCCGCAGCGCGTCCACCGACCGTGCCGCAGGATGGGCGGATGCCCGCTGAACTGACCGAACGCCTGGCCGCCCTGTTCCGGTGGATCGACCCCGGGCCGGGCACGAGTCACCTGGTCAGCGACATCTCCGGTTGGTGGCGGGACCCGGCGGTCCTGGCCGAACTGGGGCCGGCCCTGGTCGCGCCGTACCGGGCCACCCGGCCGACGGTGGTGCTCGCCCCGGCGGTCACCGGCCTGCTGCTCGGGCCCCTGGCCGCCACCGCGCTCGGGGTCGGCTTCGTGGCCGCCCACAAACCCGGCGACGGGCGACTGCCGGCCGGGCCGCTCACCTGGGCGCAGAGCCCACCGGACTATCGGGGCCGGCAGGTCGACCTGGCCGTACGGGACCGCCACCTCGGCCCCGGCGACCGGGTGCTGATGGTGGACGACTGGGTGCGTACCGGCGCGCAACTCCGCGCCCTCCACGACATCTGCGCCGCACGGGGCGCCGAGGTGCTGGGCGCCGCCGTGGTGGCCGTCGACTGCCCGCCCGCGATCGCGGCCGAGTTACGGATCACCGGCCTGATCGACGCCGCGGATCTGCCGTGTTGACCTCAAGCACGGTTCAGCTCCGACGATCGACTCATGAGCGACGGAACTCTCGACGAGGCATACGAACGACTGCACCGGACCGGCCCCGAATTCGAGGGGTGGCTCTCGAACCACGGGCCGATGGCCGTCGAGGCGCTGGCCCGAGACGGGCACCAGCAGCGGGTACACCGCTGGCTCGACGACTACCTCGGCCGACTCGACGAGTTGCCCCGAGGGCTGCACCCGATCACCGACTGGCGGAGCGCGCTGGGTGACGCGAAGCGGGCCGGTGACTGGCTGGCGTACTTCGACCGGCAACTGCGCGAACACCCGTGGCGCGACGTGCTCGGGACCTGGTGGCCCCGACTGCTGCCGGGTATCGCCGCAGGTGCCACCCACGGGGTGATCCGGGTCGGGCACGCCGTACGCGCGCTCGAAACGGACGACCAGACCCCGCCGCGGCTCACCGAGCTGGGCCAGGCCCTCGGCTACTGGGCCGCGCGTTGGCAGCCGGTCCCGGGCGCCGGCCGGATGCCCGCCGACCGCTCCGTCGACCAATCCGCAGGCCCGGAGCAGATGGATGTGGACGCGGCACTGGCCGGTCTACCCCGGATCGACGACCAGAGCGGGGGCGTCCGTGATCGGTTGGGACGGCTGCCTGGCGTACCCCGATGGGAACCGGCGCTCGCGGCGCTGCGCCCCGCGCGGAGCCCGGCCGAGGCGGAAAAGGGGCTCACCGCGTTGGTGCACCGCGCCGGTCTGAACTACCTGCGCTTCGGGCACGCCGAGCCGGTGATGCTGGTGCACGCGGTCACCGCGCCGACCGCCGTGCTGCGTACCCTGCCGGCTCTGGACCGGGCGCTGTGGGCGCCGAGCCTCGCCGCGGCCTGGGCCGCGACGGCGGCCATGACCTCGGTGTACGCCCCAGCCGACGGCATCGCGCCGCCTCTCGTGACCGCCGCGACCCCGGCGGAGGTCTTCGCCCGGGCGGCTCGGCACGGCGACGCACACGTGGTGAAGTTGGCCGACGCGGTGCTCGACGCGCACGCGGCCAGTGGCGACGACCGCCTCCTCGCCACCCCCGGCTACGCGGGGCAGCTGATCTGACCGGGCCGGGCAGAATGCGGCGGCGGTGCGGGGCGCACTGGCCTAGCCTCGGCAGGATGTGGCCTCGGATCGGTGAACTGCGCACCCTCGCCCTCGGCACCCCCGGCGAGCTGCGGACGACCCTCAACACCCTCGTGCTGGCCGGTGTGAAGACCGCGACGGCCGGTCGGCTCGCCGAGTACGCGGAGGAGGGCGAGGAGTTGGAGCACGTCGGCGAACGGCTGGCCCTGATCGACGACGACGCGCTGGTCGGCGTCGTGGAGATCACCGGAGTCGAGGTGGTCCGCTTCGCCGACGTGCCATGGGAGTTCGCCCAGGCCGAGGGCGAGGGGGACCGGTCGATCGAGGAGTGGCGGGCCGGGCACTCCGCCTACTGGGCGCGGCTCGGCACACCTGTGGACGCCGACAGCCCGATCGTCTGCCTACGCCTGCGGCTGGTCTCCGGCGGCGAGGGCGGCGTGGCCGGCGGCGACCTCGGCACCTGACGACCGGCTCAGCCGCGCAGCTCCGGGAGCAGTCGGGTCGCCACGTCCGCCAGCACGGTCTCGTCGCCCGCGTACCAGCTGCTGGCCCTCGGCCAGTGCGTCACCACGTCAGTGAAGCCCAGGTCGGCGGCCCGCCCGACCTGGTCGGCGAAGAACTGCGCGCTGCTGAGCGAGAACACCGGCGCGGAGTCCATCGAGAGGTAACGGTCCAGGGTCGCCGGATCCCGGCCGGCCTCGTCCAGCGAGCGGTCCATCCGCGCCGACAACGCCGACACGCTGCCCCACCAGCTCTCCAGGTCGTCGTCGTCACCGGTGCCGGTGGTCACCCAACCCTGGCCGAACCGGGTCACCAGCCGCATCGACCGCGGCCCGTTGGCGGCCACCACGAACGGCACCCGGGGCTGCTGCACACAGCCGGGATTGTTGCGGGCGTCCACCGCGGCGAACCAGTCACCACGCCAGGTCGTGCCGTCCTCGCGCAGGATCAGATCCAGCAGTTCGGCGAACTCGGCGAACCGGTCGACGCGCCGACGCGGTGGCAGAGTCTCGCCGCCGAGCACAGCCGAGTCGAAGCCGATGCCACCCGCACCGAGGCCGAGCAGCAACCGACCGTCGGAGACGTCGTCCACAGTGGTGATCTGCCGGGCGAACGCGGCGGGGTGCCGGAAGTTCGGCGACGCCACCAGGGTGCCCAGCCGGATCCGGGAGGTGACCGTCGCGGCGGCGGTCAACGTGGCCATCGAGTCGAACCACGGACCGTCGACCAGGTCCCGCCAACCCAGGTGGTCGTACGTCCAGGCGTGGTCGAACCCCCACTCCTCGACCTGCCGCCACCGACGCTGCGCCTCCGACCACCGCTGGTCCGGGAGGATCACGATGCCAATCCGCATGATCGCCAGCCTAGACCGGGGCACCACCGGGGGCCCGAAAGTGACGTGGATCACACTCCCCTCCGGTAGGGCTGTCGCGTCCGGCTCCGACCCTTCGGCGAGCGGCACCTGCACAGGTGTCCATCCGAGGAGAGGACCAAGCGCGATGACGAAGGTGACCGCACAGCTGTCGGTGTCGGTGGACGGGTTCTACGCCGGCCCACGGTTCGACGGCGACGGCGACTGGATGGACTCGGCGGAGAGCGCCGGGTTCTTCCGGGTCACCCGCTGGGTGACCGAGGTGTCGGCGTGGCGTGAACGACAGGGCTTCACCGGTGGCGAGCAGGACACCAACTCCGACGTGATCGCCGAGACGTTCGAGGCCGCCGGCGCGTACGTGATGGGACGCCGGATGGCCGACGGCGGTGAGGTGCCCTGGGGTGACGAGCCACCGTTTCGCGCACCGGTCTTCGTCGTCACCCACCGCCCCCGCGAGCGCCTGCTGCGGCAGGGAGGCACCAGCTTCACCTTCGTGACCGACGGGGTGGCCGGCGCCGTCGAGCAGGCGCGTGCCGTGGCCGGTGGCAAGAACGTCGCGGTGGCCGGAGGCGGCAGCCTGGTGCGGCAGGTCCTCAAGGCGGGTCTGCTCGACGAGTTGGAGCTGCACATCGTGCCGGTAGTGCTCGGCAGCGGCCTGCGACTGTTCGACGCGGACCTCGACCTCGCCGAGAAGGAGGCGATCGAGCTGACGCCGACCCGCGTCATCCAGACACCGGAGGTCACCCACATCCGGTACGCCGTGAACGGTCGAGCCCCGCTGATGCTCGACGATCGGGGCAGCGGCGGCGGTCCGACGGTGACCAGGTGACACGGTTGATCCAGGAGGAGACGAAGATGCCGCAACTGCTGCGGGTGCAGTGCTTCAACGTTTCGCGGGACGGGTTCGGCACCGGAGAGGGGCAGAGCCTGGAACGGCCCTTCGGCCACGCCGACCCGACTCCGCTGTTCTCCTGGCGGTCCGCCACCGCCAGCTTCGTGTACCGCACCGAGCCCGGTGGCACCCGGGGCCTGGACGACTACCTGACCCGGGACGCCGAGTGCAACATCGGTGCGGAGATCATGGGTCGCAACAAGTTCGGCCCACAGCGTGGCCCCTGGGAGAACCACGACTGGCAGGGCTGGTGGGGGGACGACCCGCCGTTCCACACGCCGGTCTTCGTGCTCACCCACCACGTACGTCCGTCGTTCACCCTGGCCGACACCACGTTCCACTTCCTCGACGCCAGCCCGGCCGAGGCACTGGCCCGGGCGAAGCAGGCAGCCGACGGCCGGGACGTACGCCTCGGTGGTGGGGTGGCCACCATCCGCGATTTCCTCGACGCGGACCTGGTCGACACGATGCACATCGCCGTCGCGCCCGTCGACCTCGAGCGGGGCGAGCGGTTGTGGGACAGCCCCGACGATCTCCTCGACCGCTTCCACCGGGAGTCGGTGCCCAGCGCCAGCGGAGTCACCCATCTCCTCTTCTGGCGACGATGATCGGCGACGCGGGTTGATCGCCAAAGATCGTGGAAGTTTCCGTCACGTCGTGACGGAAACTGTCCACCATCCTAGGGCAGGCGGGACAGCACCAGCATGCGATTGCCGTCGGGGTCCATGACTCGGGCGGACCGTTCGCCCCACGGCTGGTCGACAGGCTCCTCGGTGACCGTCGCACCACCCGATCGCAGGGCGGTCACGGCGGCGTCGCAGTCGTCGGCGTAGACGCACAGCTCCCACCGGTGCGAGTGCGCCGGATCGCCGGCGTCCGGGTCGGCGGCCAGGCCCAACTCGCTGTTGCCCAGGCGCAGCGCGACGAACTCCGGTTCGCCGTCCTCGGGGAACCGGTAGGTCAGCTCGAAGCCGACCACGTCGCGGTAGAACCCGATCAGTCGTGGCAGGTCAGGTGTCGTCACGATCGGAAACGCCTCGGTGAACACGGACCACCTCCACGCCGGACAGTAGCCGCGTCGGAGCCGGGGTGGAACCACCACGGTCGATCCCGGCGCTGTCGTCACCTGGTCGGATATCCGTGTCAGTGGTCGTGTCAGAGCCGCGTCAGGGGGGTGACAGACCGGCCGCCGATGGTAGACCGCATGACGAGTTCAGCGATTGCGGTCTCCGGACTGCGGAAGGCCTACAAGGACAAGGTCGTGCTCGACGGCATCGACCTGGACGTCCCGACGGGCACCATCTTCTCCCTACTCGGCCCGAACGGGGCCGGCAAGACGACGACGGTGAACGTGCTCACCACGTTGGTGAAAGCCGACGGTGGGACCGTACGCGTCGCCGGACACGACGCCGCCACCCAGGCCAAGGCCGTCCGTGCGGCGATCGGAGTCACCGGCCAGTTCGCGGCGGTGGACGAGTTGCTGACCGGTCGGGAGAACCTCCAACTGATGGTGGATCTCAGCCCGGTACCGGCCAAGGACGGCAAGCGGATCGTCACTGAGCTACTGGAACGGTTCGACCTGACGGAGTCGGCGCAGAAGCCGGCGTCGACCTACTCCGGGGGGATGCGCCGCAAGTTGGATCTGGCGATGACCCTCGTCGGCGACCCACGGATCATCTTCCTCGACGAGCCGACGACGGGTCTGGACCCGCGCAGCCGACGCACGATGTGGTCGATCATCCGCGACCTCGTCGCCGACGGGGTGACGATCTTCCTCACCACGCAGTACCTCGAAGAGGCCGACCAGCTCGCCGACCGGATCGCCGTACTCGACCAGGGTCGTCTGGTCGCCCAGGGCACGCCCGACGAACTCAAGCGCCAGATCCCCGGCACCCACGTCCGGCTCCGGTTCGCCACCGTCGCGGAACTCGACGCGGCCGCCCGGGTGCTCGGCGACTCCACTCGGGACGACGAGGCACTGGCCCTGAGGGTGCCCAGCGACGGCGGGACGGCCTCGCTGCGCGCCCTGCTGGACCGACTCGACGAGTACGCGATCAGTGCCGAGGGGTTCTCCGTGCAGACGCCGGACCTCGATGACGTCTTCCTCGCCCTGACGGGCACCCGCACCCAGGAGGTAGCAGCGAAATGAGCGCCAAGTCCCACTCGATCGTCATGTTGCGCCGCAACTTCAAGCACATCGCCCGCAACCCGACCTCGGTGTTCAACGCGGTGCTGATGCCCATCGTCATCATGCTGATGTTCGTGTACATGTTCGGCGACGCCTTCAGCGTCGGTGTCGACTACATCGACTACGCGACTCCCGGCCTGATGCTGCTGGCGGTCTGCTACGGGCTGGGAGCCACCGCGACCGCGGTGAACTCCGACATGACGAAGGGCATCATCAACCGGTTCAAGGTCATGCACGTCTCCCGGGGCGCGGTGCTGACCGGTCACGTCGTCGCCAGTGTGCTGACCAACCTGGTCGCCATCGCAGCCCTCGTCGGGGTGGCGTTCCTGCTCGGATTCAGCCCGTCGGCGACTCTCCTCGGCTGGCTCGGCGCGATCGGCGTCATCGTGCTGCTCGGCTTCGCCGCAGGCTGGCTCACCGTCGCGCTGGGCCTGTCGGCGAAGTCGCCGGAGACCGCCGGGCTGGCCTCCGTACCGCTGGTCATGCTGCCGTTCTTCAGCAGCGCGATCGTGCCCGCCGACAAGATGGGTCCCGGGCTTCGGGAATTCGCCGAATACCAGCCCTTCACGCCGATCATCGAGACCCTGCGCGGTTTCCTGAACGGCACGCCGTCCGCCGGCGACGTGATCCCCGCCCTCGTCTGGTGCGTCGCCATCGCGCTCGTCGGCTACCTGTGGGCGCGGTCCACGTTCACGAAGCGAGCGTGACCGCGACCAACTCTTTCCAGTGCGACCGAGTGCCCTCCAGCGCCGCCTCTGCGAAACCCCCATCGCCGAGGCGGCGCCGCACTGTCTGCTCGATCCGGACCGCGTCCGGGTGGGAACGATCCGGCCGTCCGCGTACGGCGGTGCTCGCCGCGAGCAGCCGCGCGGCCTGGTCGACCTGGTCACGCCGCAGGGCCAGGTCCGCGACTCCGACGAGCACCTGCGCGATCGTCGGCGCGTGCCCCGTCTCGGCCGCCGCCGCGCAGGCCGAGGAGCGCTGCCGGCGGACCTCGTCGAGGTCGTCGGCGACGTACCCGAGCAGGTCGTACGTCACCACCCGGATGTGTGCCTGTCCGGCCTCGTCGCGCAACAGGCCGGCCGCGACGTCGATCTGCCGGACCACCTCCTCGGCATCGCCACGCCAACGGGCGAGTTCCGCCTGCGACAGCGCCAACATGGCCAGCGCGCCGGGCCAGGTGACCCGTCTCGCGTACCGCCGCGCCTCGGCCAGCGCCGACGCGCTGGCCTCCTCGTCGCCCAACAGCCAGTACAGCTGAGCCTGTCGCGAGCGCATCCGGATGACGTCCTCGACGGTGCCGACCTCGGTCACCACCGCGATCGCCTCGTCGTAGTAACCACAGGCACTGGCGAACTCGCCGCGTACGGCGATCAGCTCCGCCAACTCGGTCAGGGCGAACGAGATCCCGAACCGGTCGCCGAGGGCCTGGAACTCGGCGAGCGCCGACTCGAAACACGCGTCCACCTCCGGCCCGTGCCGGCCGAGAAGGATCCGCATCTTGCCCAGTTGCAGCCGCGCCAGCGCGCGTACCCAGGGATCCTGCTCGTCGAGCAGTGGCTCCCACGCGGCCAGGATCGCGTCCGGAGCCCGCAGCATCCGTTCCAGCGGAACGACGAGCGCCACGCCCGGGTGGCTGCCGCGACTGCCTCGGCTGACCTCGTACGCCCGGTGAATCCACTCCGCGGCCTGGCGCTCGTCGCCCGGCCCGGAGTTCAGGAAGAGCACGACGAGTGCGTACACGGTGGCCCGGATCTCGTCGCTCACCTCGCCGGGCACCTCGGTGGCCGCCGTGACCAGCTCCATGCCCTCGGTCCGGTGACCGCCGAGCCACCAGTACCAGCCGGCGCCCGCGGCCAGCCGCATCGCCGCGTCCGCCTCACCGGCGGCGAGCGCGCCGCGCATCGCGGAAGCGATGTTGTCGTGTTCGGGTTCGAGGGTGGCAAGCCAGCTCACCTGGTCGGCGCGGCGAAGGTGCGGCTCCGCCGCCTCGGTGAGGGCGGTGAAGTAGGCCAGATGTGCGTGGCGCGCGCGATCCGATTCACCGGCCTCGGCGAGCCGCTGCGCGGCGTACTCCCTGATCGTGCCGAGCATCCGGTAGCGCGGAGCCTCGTCGCCCTCGGCGATCAGCAGTGACTTCTCGGCGAGCGCGGTGAGCAGTTCGAGCATCTCCTCCCGCTCGACCACGTCGTCGGCGCAGACCCGTTCGGCAGCTTCCAGACCGACCCCGCCGGAGAACACCGACAGCCGGCGCAGGACCGCCCGCTCGGCGTCGGTCAGCAGCTCCCAACTCCAGTCCACGACGGCGCGCAGCGTTCGATGCCGGGGCAACGCGGTGCGGCTGCCGCCGGTCAACAGTCGGAAGCGGTCGTCGAGCCGCCTGGCGAGCTGGTCGACGGACATCGTGCGCAACCGGGCCGCCGCCAGTTCGATCGCCAGCGGCATCCCGTCCAGCGCCCGACACACCCGCGCCATCGTCGCCGACGTGTGGGCGTCGACCGCCAGGTCCCTGCGCACCGCCCCCGCCCGGTCCCGCAGCAACCGGACCGCGGGAGAGGACTCGATCTCGGCCGGGTCGGCGTCGAGGGCCGGCAGGGCCAGCGGCGCGACCGGCCACAACGCCTCACCCGTAATGCCCAGCGGCTCCCGGCTCGTCGCCAGGATCCGCAGCCGCCGACACTCTCCGAGAAGCCGATGGGCGACCACCGCCGCCGACTCGATCACGTGCTCGCAGTTGTCCAGGATCAGCAGCGCCTCCCGCTCCCGGATCGCGGCGACGAGTCGATCGATCAGCTCCATGCTCGGTGCCTCGCCGAGCAGAGCATCCCGGAGCCCGAGCCCGGCGACCGTCGCCTGCACCACGTCACCGTCCGCACCGATCGCCGCAAGCTCGACCAACCAGACCCCGTCCGGCAGGTCGCCGAGCATCAGGCGCGCGGTCTCCGTGGCCAGTCGGGTCTTCCCCGAGCCGCCCGGTCCGATCAGCGTCGTGAGCCGGTGTTCGGCGACGAGCGCACCCACCTGGGCGACAGCGTCGTCCTTGCCGACGAAACTGCTCAACTCGGCCCGGAGGTTGGTCTTGCGGTTCTCCTCCCGCCGCCCCAGCTCGCCCCGCAGCAACGCCACGTGCACCGCCGACAGCTCCGGCGACGGATCGACGCCCAACGCGTCGGCCAGGGCATCGCTCGTACGCTGGTACACCAGCAGCGCCTCGTTGTCCCGACCGCTCGCGGCGAGCGCACGCATCAACAACATGACGAGCCGTTCCCGCACCGGATGCGCGGCCACCAGATCGGTCAACTCCTCGACCAGCTCCGGACCGTGCCCCAGGTCGATCTCCCCGTCGAAGCGATCCTCCACGGCGGTCAGGCGCAGCCTCTCCAGCCGGGTGACCGCCGCCTCGAACGCCGCGCTGTCGGTCACACCGACGTCCTGCATGGCCGTACCCCGCCACAGGGCGAGGGCCTCGCGGAGCCGACGGACCCGCCGCGGCCCATCGTCGTCGCGCGCCTGACCGACGAGGCGCTCGAACCGTACGGCGTCGACGAGATCGGGTGCCACAGTCAACTGGTAGCCGTCCGTCAGCCCCTCGATAGCACCGTCCGGCAGCAGCTTCCGCAACCGCGACACCAAGCGGTGCAGGGCGTTCGCCGCATCGGTGGGCGGGTTCTCACCCCAGATCCAGTCCACGAGAGTCGCCTTCGGGACCACGTGGCCCGGGCTCAGCGCGAGGGCGGTCAACAGCCCGCGCAGCCGCACGCCGGGCACGTCGGTGACGGTGCCGTCGTCGGTGCGAACCTCGAATGGACCAAGTAACCCGACCTGCACGTGGCAGATCTTGCCATGGACGTG
This window harbors:
- a CDS encoding BTAD domain-containing putative transcriptional regulator is translated as MQVGLLGPFEVRTDDGTVTDVPGVRLRGLLTALALSPGHVVPKATLVDWIWGENPPTDAANALHRLVSRLRKLLPDGAIEGLTDGYQLTVAPDLVDAVRFERLVGQARDDDGPRRVRRLREALALWRGTAMQDVGVTDSAAFEAAVTRLERLRLTAVEDRFDGEIDLGHGPELVEELTDLVAAHPVRERLVMLLMRALAASGRDNEALLVYQRTSDALADALGVDPSPELSAVHVALLRGELGRREENRKTNLRAELSSFVGKDDAVAQVGALVAEHRLTTLIGPGGSGKTRLATETARLMLGDLPDGVWLVELAAIGADGDVVQATVAGLGLRDALLGEAPSMELIDRLVAAIREREALLILDNCEHVIESAAVVAHRLLGECRRLRILATSREPLGITGEALWPVAPLALPALDADPAEIESSPAVRLLRDRAGAVRRDLAVDAHTSATMARVCRALDGMPLAIELAAARLRTMSVDQLARRLDDRFRLLTGGSRTALPRHRTLRAVVDWSWELLTDAERAVLRRLSVFSGGVGLEAAERVCADDVVEREEMLELLTALAEKSLLIAEGDEAPRYRMLGTIREYAAQRLAEAGESDRARHAHLAYFTALTEAAEPHLRRADQVSWLATLEPEHDNIASAMRGALAAGEADAAMRLAAGAGWYWWLGGHRTEGMELVTAATEVPGEVSDEIRATVYALVVLFLNSGPGDERQAAEWIHRAYEVSRGSRGSHPGVALVVPLERMLRAPDAILAAWEPLLDEQDPWVRALARLQLGKMRILLGRHGPEVDACFESALAEFQALGDRFGISFALTELAELIAVRGEFASACGYYDEAIAVVTEVGTVEDVIRMRSRQAQLYWLLGDEEASASALAEARRYARRVTWPGALAMLALSQAELARWRGDAEEVVRQIDVAAGLLRDEAGQAHIRVVTYDLLGYVADDLDEVRRQRSSACAAAAETGHAPTIAQVLVGVADLALRRDQVDQAARLLAASTAVRGRPDRSHPDAVRIEQTVRRRLGDGGFAEAALEGTRSHWKELVAVTLAS